The window GGCAAAGACGGTGTAATTACTGTAGAAGAAGCAAAGGGTACCGAAACCGAAGTGAAAACTGTAGAAGGTATGCAGTTTGACCGCGGTTACCTGTCGCCTTACTTTGTTACCAATGCAGATAAAATGATTGCCGATCTGGACAATCCTTTTATCCTGATCTACGACAAGAAGATCAGCAGCATGAAAGAACTGCTTCCAATTCTGGAGCAGGTGGTACAAACAGGCAAACCTCTGCTGATCATCTCTGAAGATGTAGACGGCGAAGCGCTGGCCACCCTGGTAGTAAATAAAATCCGCGGTGCCCTGAAAATCGCAGCTGTGAAAGCCCCTGGTTTTGGTGATCGTCGTAAGGCAATGCTGGAAGACATTGCCATCCTGACAGGTGGTACTGTGATTTCTGAAGAGCGTGGTTACAAACTGGAGAATGCTACCCTGGAATACCTGGGTACTGCCGAAAAAATCACAATCGACAAAGACAATACAACCATTGTGAATGGTGCTGGTAGCCCGGACGATATCAAAGCCCGCGTAAACCAGATCAAATCACAAATGGATACTACTACTTCTGATTACGACCGCGAAAAACTGCAGGAACGTCTTGCCAAGTTAAGCGGTGGTGTAGCCATCCTTTATATTGGTGCTGCTACCGAAGTAGAAATGAAAGAGAAGAAAGACCGCGTAGATGATGCTCTGCATGCAACTCGCGCTGCTGTACAGGAAGGTGTTGTTGCCGGTGGTGGTATTGCCTTTATCCGTGCCGTAGAAGCGCTGGAAAACCTGCAGGTAGATAATGAAGATCAGTCTACCGGTGTGAATATTGTACGCCTGTCGCTTGAGGCTCCGCTGCGTACTATCG of the Flammeovirgaceae bacterium 311 genome contains:
- a CDS encoding chaperonin groel (COG0459 Chaperonin GroEL (HSP60 family)), whose protein sequence is MSKKINFDIEARDKLKRGVDALANAVKVTLGPKGRNVIIDKKFGAPTVTKDGVSVAKEIELKDPIENMGAQLVKEVASKTADDAGDGTTTATVLAQAIYTHGLKNVTAGANPMDLKRGIDKAVEAVVNHLKQQSKTISSSNEIAQVGTISANNDREIGQMIADAMDKVGKDGVITVEEAKGTETEVKTVEGMQFDRGYLSPYFVTNADKMIADLDNPFILIYDKKISSMKELLPILEQVVQTGKPLLIISEDVDGEALATLVVNKIRGALKIAAVKAPGFGDRRKAMLEDIAILTGGTVISEERGYKLENATLEYLGTAEKITIDKDNTTIVNGAGSPDDIKARVNQIKSQMDTTTSDYDREKLQERLAKLSGGVAILYIGAATEVEMKEKKDRVDDALHATRAAVQEGVVAGGGIAFIRAVEALENLQVDNEDQSTGVNIVRLSLEAPLRTIVSNSGREGSVVIQKVREGQGDFGYNAREDKYENMFAAGVIDPTKVTRLALENAASIASLLLTTECVVADDPEDEKGGGAGMPGGMPGGMGGMM